Proteins co-encoded in one Terriglobales bacterium genomic window:
- a CDS encoding Rid family hydrolase codes for MKNLCVLLVMIVVASVSLSAQAGSKNEAPQIPRRHINLPKLVQAPFSDGVLVGNTLYVAGRIGLDPKTGKPPEDVEQEARNVLDGIKSVLGEAGMTMDDLVWVQVFCPDLSLYGKFNDVYKTYFSNDYPARAFVGSGPLLRGGHFEVNGIAVKR; via the coding sequence GTGAAAAACCTTTGCGTGTTGCTTGTCATGATTGTTGTGGCTAGCGTTTCCCTGTCGGCGCAGGCTGGTTCGAAAAATGAAGCCCCACAAATCCCCCGGCGCCACATCAACTTGCCCAAGCTAGTGCAGGCGCCGTTCAGCGATGGCGTGCTGGTGGGGAACACGCTTTACGTCGCGGGCCGCATCGGTCTTGATCCCAAGACTGGCAAGCCGCCGGAAGATGTGGAACAGGAAGCGCGCAACGTTCTCGATGGCATCAAGTCCGTGCTCGGTGAAGCTGGCATGACTATGGACGACCTGGTTTGGGTCCAGGTGTTCTGTCCGGATCTCTCGCTGTATGGCAAATTCAATGACGTGTACAAAACCTATTTCAGCAATGACTATCCGGCACGCGCCTTTGTCGGTTCCGGTCCGCTGCTGCGCGGCGGACATTTCGAAGTCAACGGCATTGCCGTGAAGCGGTGA
- a CDS encoding transcriptional repressor, with protein sequence MPLPQTEIPGRLQALLAERGIRMTQQRRAILSVIETANRHLDASQILRKAQRLDASVDRSTVYRTLHLLKRQGMIDELDLMHMNGEKHYYERKLGRDHIHMTCLRCGKITEFVSETFDSLKQQLERDCAFRIVVARLEVGGYCSACRR encoded by the coding sequence ATGCCCCTCCCTCAAACTGAGATCCCCGGCCGCCTGCAGGCCCTGCTCGCCGAGCGCGGCATTCGCATGACCCAGCAGCGGCGCGCCATTCTCAGCGTCATCGAAACTGCCAACCGCCATCTCGACGCCAGCCAGATCCTGCGCAAAGCGCAGAGACTCGACGCCTCGGTGGACCGCAGCACCGTCTACCGTACGCTGCATCTTCTGAAACGCCAGGGAATGATCGACGAGCTCGATCTCATGCACATGAATGGCGAAAAGCACTATTACGAGCGCAAGCTTGGGCGCGACCACATTCATATGACCTGCCTGCGCTGCGGCAAGATCACCGAGTTTGTCAGCGAAACCTTCGATTCTCTGAAGCAACAACTGGAACGCGATTGCGCCTTCCGTATCGTGGTTGCGCGCCTGGAAGTGGGAGGTTACTGCTCCGCTTGCCGGCGCTAG
- a CDS encoding cytochrome c — MRRSVKFWVVLPLVLSCVGLLFAGAGDGLWRGKVPERDKGRANPFAENTEAAMAGGKLFEQNCASCHGKDAEGKGKKPPLRSERVREATPGELEWLLTNGNMKNGMPSWARLPEPQRWQIVTYLKSLQSPPGQ; from the coding sequence ATGCGGAGATCGGTGAAATTCTGGGTGGTCTTGCCGCTCGTGCTCAGCTGTGTCGGCCTGCTTTTTGCGGGAGCCGGCGATGGGCTCTGGCGTGGAAAAGTGCCCGAAAGAGATAAGGGGCGAGCCAATCCCTTCGCCGAGAACACGGAAGCCGCAATGGCGGGCGGGAAACTCTTCGAGCAGAACTGCGCGAGCTGTCATGGCAAAGATGCCGAGGGCAAAGGGAAGAAGCCACCTCTGCGCTCTGAGCGAGTGCGCGAAGCGACTCCGGGTGAACTGGAGTGGCTGCTGACGAACGGCAACATGAAAAACGGAATGCCATCGTGGGCGCGTTTACCGGAACCGCAGCGCTGGCAGATTGTGACGTATTTGAAATCGCTACAGAGCCCGCCGGGGCAGTGA
- a CDS encoding TIGR03118 family protein → MKFGIRLAFVSLLGLSLLLLPTLATAQHYHQVNLVGNPNPSKAPPGPAPNLLDSHLVNPWGLTRSATSPWWVANNGTGTSTLYNGNGNGSIVQRMVNGQLVQFVVNIPPTGSSTPTGTVFNGTSDFSVGIAVSGPNAGKPAPGVFFFATEDGTISGWNPTVDPLNSIQVVAKKNAVYKGLTLAEANGQHYLYAANFHSGRVEVYDTNFKPVKFLGDAFEDERLPGGYAPFNVQAIGRNIIVSFAKQQLPDKHDEVDGAGLGFVDVFSTTGRLLLRLQHGLWMNAPWGIALAPGEFGEFSHSLLIGQFGGGNIAAFSPFTGHFRGNILNEDGSTFSIPGLWAIGFGNNNGTLVGNPPAPPAAGPYNTLFFTAGINGETDGLFGTLTAVGPELTEADEP, encoded by the coding sequence ATGAAGTTCGGCATTCGATTGGCATTTGTGTCGCTTCTGGGCCTCAGCCTTTTGTTGCTCCCCACTCTTGCTACCGCTCAACACTATCACCAGGTGAATCTGGTCGGAAATCCAAATCCCAGCAAAGCGCCGCCCGGGCCTGCTCCCAATCTTCTCGATTCCCACCTGGTCAATCCCTGGGGACTCACCCGCAGCGCCACCAGTCCCTGGTGGGTGGCGAACAACGGCACTGGCACTTCAACCCTCTATAACGGAAACGGCAATGGCTCGATCGTCCAGAGAATGGTCAACGGGCAGCTGGTGCAATTCGTCGTCAATATTCCGCCAACGGGCAGCTCGACTCCAACCGGCACGGTGTTCAACGGAACATCGGACTTTTCAGTCGGCATTGCGGTCAGCGGGCCTAATGCTGGCAAGCCCGCGCCCGGGGTTTTCTTCTTTGCCACTGAAGACGGAACCATTTCGGGTTGGAATCCCACGGTTGATCCTTTGAACTCTATCCAGGTGGTGGCCAAGAAAAATGCAGTCTACAAGGGCCTGACACTTGCTGAGGCCAACGGTCAGCACTACCTCTATGCGGCGAATTTCCACTCCGGCAGAGTCGAGGTGTATGACACCAACTTCAAGCCGGTGAAATTTCTTGGAGATGCTTTTGAGGATGAACGCCTGCCCGGGGGTTATGCCCCCTTTAACGTGCAGGCTATCGGCAGGAACATCATCGTTTCATTTGCCAAGCAGCAGCTTCCCGACAAACATGACGAGGTGGATGGTGCAGGACTAGGCTTCGTCGATGTCTTCAGCACAACTGGAAGATTACTGCTGCGCCTCCAACACGGTCTCTGGATGAACGCGCCCTGGGGCATTGCCCTGGCTCCCGGCGAATTCGGTGAATTCAGCCACAGCCTGCTGATCGGCCAATTCGGCGGAGGCAATATCGCTGCCTTCAGCCCGTTCACCGGTCATTTCCGCGGAAACATCCTCAACGAAGACGGCTCCACGTTCAGCATCCCAGGACTGTGGGCGATCGGATTCGGTAACAATAATGGCACTCTTGTCGGCAATCCCCCGGCGCCGCCGGCCGCGGGTCCGTACAACACTTTGTTCTTTACTGCGGGCATCAACGGTGAGACCGACGGCCTGTTTGGAACCCTGACCGCCGTCGGCCCGGAACTGACCGAAGCAGACGAACCATGA
- a CDS encoding TIGR03118 family protein: MKFAIRRSSATLFGLALLLLPGLALAQHYQQTNLIGNPNPTQPPPGGNPVKTEPHLFNPWGLTRSSNSTWWVADNHAGVSTLFDGNDGSISKLVVTIPPSGSNPTGTVFNGTPDFPVGIAVTGPNAGKPVPGVFFFATENGTIAGWNPTVDPTNAIQVVGPKKNAIYKGLTLAEANGQHYLYAANFHSGKIEVYDTKFTQVKFFGDAFEDDRVPKGYGPFNVQAVGRNIVVAWAKQDDDKEDEVRGAGLGFVDVFSTTGQLLLRLEHGPWLNAPWGIALAPGDFGEFSHSLLIGQNGGGNIAAFSPFTGHFRGNILHEDGASFSIPGLWAIAFGNNNGTLSGNPPVPPGAGPFNTLFFNAGPNDENDGLFGTLTPVITELNEEDEP; encoded by the coding sequence ATGAAGTTCGCTATTCGACGGTCGTCAGCCACTCTTTTTGGCCTGGCTTTGCTATTGCTGCCGGGCCTCGCACTGGCGCAGCACTATCAGCAGACTAATCTCATTGGAAATCCCAATCCCACACAACCTCCGCCGGGAGGCAATCCAGTCAAGACTGAGCCCCACCTGTTCAATCCCTGGGGTCTGACGCGCAGCTCTAACAGCACCTGGTGGGTCGCGGATAATCACGCTGGAGTCTCAACTCTGTTTGACGGGAACGATGGCTCCATCTCCAAGCTCGTAGTCACTATTCCACCGTCCGGCTCGAACCCGACTGGGACTGTATTCAACGGCACCCCTGATTTTCCGGTAGGGATTGCGGTGACCGGACCTAATGCCGGCAAGCCGGTTCCGGGGGTCTTCTTCTTCGCCACCGAAAACGGAACCATCGCCGGCTGGAATCCTACAGTGGATCCCACCAATGCCATTCAAGTGGTAGGCCCCAAAAAGAATGCCATTTACAAGGGTCTCACTCTCGCTGAGGCCAACGGACAGCACTATCTCTACGCCGCCAATTTTCACTCGGGCAAGATCGAAGTCTATGACACCAAGTTTACCCAGGTGAAATTCTTCGGCGATGCTTTTGAGGATGACCGCGTGCCCAAAGGCTATGGGCCTTTCAATGTGCAAGCCGTGGGCCGGAACATCGTGGTGGCCTGGGCAAAGCAAGATGACGACAAAGAGGACGAGGTACGCGGGGCAGGCTTGGGCTTCGTCGATGTCTTCAGCACCACTGGACAACTGCTGCTGCGCTTAGAGCATGGCCCGTGGCTGAATGCACCCTGGGGTATTGCTCTGGCTCCCGGCGACTTCGGCGAGTTCAGTCACAGTCTGCTGATCGGGCAGAACGGTGGCGGCAATATCGCCGCTTTCAGTCCCTTCACCGGACACTTTCGCGGAAACATCCTCCACGAAGACGGCGCCTCCTTCAGCATTCCGGGCCTTTGGGCGATCGCCTTCGGCAACAATAACGGTACTCTCAGTGGAAACCCGCCAGTTCCGCCGGGCGCGGGCCCATTCAACACTCTCTTCTTCAATGCCGGCCCTAACGACGAGAACGACGGCTTGTTCGGCACTCTAACTCCGGTCATCACAGAACTCAATGAGGAGGATGAACCGTAA